Genomic DNA from Bacillota bacterium:
GCGCTGGAAAGCCGCGGCATCACCGGCCCAACCAGGGTAATGCGGATCGAACACGAGGAAATGAGGCCGAAGAAACAGGAGCTCCTGGAGCTGGTCCGGCGGGTGAATTCCATGGACTATGAGGAATTCAAGCACAGGCTCAGGGAAATTGCATCATTCATCGTTTTCCACCTCCGCGACCATATCTTCAAGGAGAATACAATCCTCTATCCAGCGGCTTACAGGGCTATCCGCGAGCCCGGCGCCTGGAGCCAGATCGCGAGGAAGTGCGATGAAATAGGATATTGCTGCTTCACGCCCGGGGCTACCGCGGGCGAGGGCGAGCGAGCTCCGGGCGGGCATATGGTTCATAGTTGCTGTATTAGTATGATCTGATATGCCTATATATTACCACAGTTTAATAGACTAGGGACTTAATAGTTACAGAAGCAAACAAGGAGGAAGGGTGGATTATGAACACGTTACAAATCATCAAAGTCGAGGAGCTTCCAGTCACAACATCACCGCGCGGGCCAAAGGTTCGCAAGGTGCTATCCTCTGAGGACGTAGCCATAATGAACGTGGTGCTGGAGCCAGGGGAGACCCTGCCAGCTCATGTGACGCCTGTGGATGTATTCTTCTATATCCGGTCCGGCTCCGGCACAGTCATTATCGGCGACGATGAGGGAGAGGTTTTTGAGGGGGATATCGTCGTAAGCCCCAGGGGCATTCCCCATGGCCTGAAGGCGAACAAGTCTGAGACCTTTAGTGTCCTCGTCGTGAAGACGCCAAACCCCGAAAAGCCCCATTTCGAGCGGGCCCATTGACCGAAAATAGGCCGACGCAAGCCCCTTTCCTTCAGACATGGGGATAAGGCGGCCGCTCGGCCTCTCCATCCCCCTTTACAACGTGTACGAAAGGTCATATAATCATGGCGGAAGGATAAAAAGTCTGCCTTCGGGGCACGGTGAGGGGAGTATCTGGCGTCAGAGAGCTAGCATCGCTCGCTCCCCAATTCCGGACCGGCGGTGATGCCTCCTCGCGAGGACGAGCCCGTCAGCCTCAACGGTGGAGCCGGTGGGAATCCGGGGCCGACAGTAAAGTCTGAATGGGAGAAGGGTCATAGAACAGGGAATGAGTCAAGATTCATTATAGGGAAACTGGCCTGGCGAACTGGCGAGCCCTGGCCCTGGAGAGCTGGTGGATGCCGAGGCGCACCCCGGGCTCTCTGGACCGGATGTTAACATAACATATGTTATGTGTTATGTAGGTTGCGATCTTGAATCCCGCGAGCGGAGAACGTCCGGGATCACATCGTCAGGAGAAGCAGCCAGGGTGGGTGGATGCCAGAGAGCTTGCCGGTGATCTTGGGGGCTACCGTGGTGGCCCGGAGGTGCTTTGAGCAGGGGAGTTCCCTAGAGAATCTTAATGAGTTCCTTGAGATCATGAACCAATTCCCAAAAACGTAATTGATATCCCGGAGGCGAACTCCGGGATTATCTTTTCATGTGAACTTTTGTGTCGATCTGACGGACCGTAGCGGAACCTATCCCATAAAATTCATCTCATGAAATCCATCTCAATTGATATCCATTAAGGAAATAAATTCAAATAGAATGCTGGAGGTGTTTTCCAT
This window encodes:
- a CDS encoding cupin domain-containing protein; translation: MNTLQIIKVEELPVTTSPRGPKVRKVLSSEDVAIMNVVLEPGETLPAHVTPVDVFFYIRSGSGTVIIGDDEGEVFEGDIVVSPRGIPHGLKANKSETFSVLVVKTPNPEKPHFERAH